One window of the Streptomyces sp. NBC_00259 genome contains the following:
- the polA gene encoding DNA polymerase I, giving the protein MDGHSLAYRAFFALPAENFTTASGQTTNAIYGFASMLANTLRDEAPTHFAVAFDVSRKTWRSADFPEYKANRSSTPDEFKGQVELIGELLDTMNAVRFAVDGFEADDIIATLATQAEAAGFEVLIVTGDRDSFQLVSDHVTVLYPTKGVSELTRFTPEKVQEKYGLTPSQYPDFAALRGDPSDNLPGIPGVGEKTATKWITQFGSFAELVERADEVKGKVGQSLRDHLEAVKLNRHLTELVRDVELPRSVADLARAPYDRSALKGFLEVLEIRNPSLRERLLAVDPGAAEEEAPAPAAGVELDGSVLGAGELAPWLERHGGQPLGVATVASWALGVGNVSEIALAAGTSSAEGQEGGQAAWFDTTQLDEADERAFAAWISDPDRPKILHNAKEALRVFPEHGWDIQGITMDTALAAYLVKPGRRSFALDALSVEYLHRELAPAAADGQLAFGSEEEQAEADALMAQARAVLDLGEAFRTRLEEVGAAELLHDVELPTSLLLARMERHGISADRAHLEAMEQQFAGAVQQAVKEAHASVGHEFNLGSPKQLQEVFFGELNLPKTKKTKTGYTTDADALAWLAAQTEHELPVIMLRHREQARLRSTVEGLIKTIAADGRIHTTFSQTVAATGRLSSTDPNLQNVPVRTDEGRAIRRGFVVGEGFESLMTADYSQIELRVMAHLSEDEGLLEAFTSGEDLHTTVASQVFGVERSAVDAEMRRKIKAMSYGLAYGLSAFGLSQQLSIEAAEARALMDTYFERFGGVRDYLRRVVDEARATGYTATMLGRRRYLPDLNSDNRQRREAAERMALNAPIQGTAADIVKVAMLRVDSALREAGLSSRMLLQVHDEIVLEVAPGERERVEAIVRAQMSAAAQLRAPLDVSVGVGEDWESAAH; this is encoded by the coding sequence ATGGACGGGCATTCCCTGGCGTACCGGGCGTTCTTCGCGCTGCCCGCGGAGAACTTCACGACCGCGAGCGGCCAGACGACCAACGCCATCTACGGCTTCGCGTCGATGCTGGCGAACACGCTGCGCGACGAGGCGCCCACGCATTTCGCCGTGGCCTTCGACGTGTCCCGCAAGACCTGGCGCTCAGCGGACTTCCCCGAGTACAAGGCGAACCGTTCCTCGACGCCGGACGAGTTCAAGGGCCAGGTCGAGCTGATCGGCGAGCTGCTCGACACGATGAACGCGGTGCGGTTCGCCGTGGACGGCTTCGAGGCCGACGACATCATCGCCACCCTCGCCACCCAGGCCGAGGCCGCCGGGTTCGAGGTGCTGATCGTCACCGGCGACCGGGACTCCTTCCAGCTGGTCTCCGACCACGTGACCGTGCTCTACCCGACCAAGGGCGTCTCCGAGCTGACCCGCTTCACCCCGGAGAAGGTCCAGGAGAAGTACGGACTGACCCCCTCGCAGTACCCCGACTTCGCGGCCCTGCGCGGTGACCCGTCCGACAATCTGCCGGGCATCCCCGGCGTCGGCGAGAAGACGGCCACGAAGTGGATCACCCAGTTCGGTTCGTTCGCGGAGCTGGTGGAGCGTGCGGACGAGGTCAAGGGCAAGGTCGGGCAGTCCCTGCGCGACCATCTGGAGGCCGTCAAGCTCAACCGTCACCTGACGGAGCTGGTGCGTGACGTGGAGCTGCCCCGGTCCGTCGCCGACCTGGCGCGCGCTCCGTACGACAGGAGCGCGCTGAAGGGCTTCCTGGAGGTCCTGGAGATCCGCAACCCGAGCCTGCGCGAGCGGCTCCTGGCGGTCGACCCGGGCGCCGCGGAGGAAGAGGCCCCCGCCCCGGCCGCCGGGGTCGAGCTGGACGGCAGCGTGCTCGGCGCCGGCGAGCTGGCCCCCTGGCTGGAGCGGCACGGCGGGCAGCCGCTCGGTGTCGCCACCGTCGCGTCCTGGGCCCTCGGCGTCGGCAACGTCAGCGAGATCGCGCTCGCCGCCGGCACCTCCTCCGCCGAAGGCCAGGAGGGAGGCCAGGCCGCCTGGTTCGACACGACCCAGCTCGACGAGGCCGACGAGCGGGCCTTCGCCGCCTGGATCTCCGACCCGGACCGGCCGAAGATCCTGCACAACGCCAAGGAGGCGCTGCGGGTCTTCCCCGAGCACGGCTGGGACATCCAGGGCATCACGATGGACACCGCCCTCGCCGCCTATCTCGTCAAGCCCGGCCGCCGGTCCTTCGCTCTGGACGCCCTGTCCGTCGAGTACCTCCACCGTGAGCTGGCCCCGGCCGCCGCCGACGGGCAGCTGGCCTTCGGCAGCGAGGAGGAGCAGGCGGAGGCCGACGCCCTGATGGCCCAGGCCCGCGCCGTCCTCGACCTCGGCGAGGCGTTCCGTACCCGCCTCGAGGAGGTCGGCGCCGCCGAGCTCCTGCACGACGTGGAGCTGCCGACGTCCTTGCTGCTGGCCCGGATGGAGCGGCACGGCATCTCCGCCGACCGCGCCCATCTGGAGGCGATGGAGCAGCAGTTCGCCGGCGCGGTCCAGCAAGCGGTGAAGGAGGCGCACGCCTCGGTGGGCCACGAGTTCAACCTCGGCTCGCCCAAACAGCTCCAGGAAGTCTTCTTCGGCGAGCTGAACCTCCCCAAGACGAAGAAGACCAAGACCGGTTACACGACGGACGCGGACGCGCTGGCCTGGCTCGCCGCCCAGACCGAGCACGAGCTGCCGGTGATCATGCTGCGCCACCGTGAGCAGGCGCGGCTGCGCTCCACGGTCGAGGGCCTGATCAAGACCATCGCGGCGGACGGCCGGATCCACACCACCTTCAGCCAGACGGTCGCGGCCACGGGACGCCTGTCGTCCACCGACCCCAACCTGCAGAACGTGCCGGTGCGTACGGACGAGGGCCGCGCCATCCGCCGCGGATTCGTCGTCGGTGAAGGCTTCGAGTCGCTGATGACGGCCGACTACAGCCAGATCGAGCTGCGCGTGATGGCCCACCTCTCCGAGGACGAGGGCCTGCTCGAGGCGTTCACCTCCGGCGAGGACCTGCACACGACCGTGGCCTCCCAGGTCTTCGGCGTCGAGCGGTCCGCGGTCGACGCCGAGATGCGCCGCAAGATCAAGGCCATGTCGTACGGACTGGCCTACGGTCTGTCGGCGTTCGGGCTCAGCCAGCAGCTGAGCATCGAAGCGGCCGAGGCGCGGGCGCTGATGGACACGTACTTCGAGCGGTTCGGCGGGGTGCGCGACTATCTGCGGCGTGTGGTGGACGAGGCGCGGGCCACGGGTTACACGGCGACGATGCTGGGCCGCCGCCGCTATCTGCCCGACCTCAACAGCGACAACAGGCAGCGCCGTGAGGCGGCCGAGCGCATGGCGCTGAACGCGCCGATCCAGGGCACGGCGGCGGACATCGTCAAGGTCGCGATGCTCCGCGTCGACAGCGCGCTGCGCGAGGCCGGGCTCTCCTCCCGGATGCTGCTCCAGGTCCACGACGAAATCGTGCTGGAGGTCGCCCCGGGCGAACGCGAGCGGGTCGAGGCGATCGTCCGCGCGCAGATGTCGGCCGCGGCGCAGCTGCGGGCGCCGCTGGATGTCTCCGTGGGCGTGGGCGAGGACTGGGAGTCGGCGGCGCACTGA